A genomic window from Rhodococcus sp. KBS0724 includes:
- a CDS encoding response regulator transcription factor produces the protein MTDFNFVAPHRDIDKTSNGTIRVVLAEDDVLLREGLASLLTRSGVDVVGQAGDADQLLDSVRETSPDLVVVDIRMPPTHTTEGLDAAKVIRDELPETGILVLSAHADVEQAMELLASGQGIGYLLKSRITDVDDFVETLQRVAKGAAVIDPALVRELVTARRRNDPLAALSTREREVLALMAEGRSNVGIAHRLCVTAGTVEKHVRSILTKLELTETGENHRRVLAVVTYLEAR, from the coding sequence ATGACTGATTTCAATTTCGTTGCACCACATCGAGATATAGACAAGACCAGCAACGGCACCATCCGAGTGGTGCTGGCCGAGGACGACGTCTTACTTCGCGAGGGTCTCGCAAGCCTGCTCACCCGCTCGGGCGTCGACGTTGTCGGTCAGGCCGGCGACGCTGACCAATTGCTGGATTCGGTCCGGGAAACGTCTCCTGATCTCGTGGTGGTCGACATCCGTATGCCACCGACTCATACGACCGAAGGACTCGACGCTGCCAAAGTGATCCGCGACGAACTCCCGGAAACCGGCATTCTGGTCCTGTCAGCGCACGCCGACGTCGAGCAGGCCATGGAATTGCTCGCAAGCGGTCAAGGGATCGGCTATCTGCTCAAGAGCCGCATCACCGACGTGGACGATTTTGTCGAAACCCTCCAGCGAGTCGCCAAGGGCGCAGCAGTAATCGATCCGGCACTGGTTCGAGAGTTGGTGACGGCTCGCCGACGCAACGACCCACTCGCTGCTCTCAGCACGCGCGAACGGGAAGTGCTGGCTTTGATGGCAGAGGGTCGTTCGAACGTAGGTATCGCACATCGACTGTGCGTCACTGCAGGCACCGTCGAAAAACACGTTCGAAGTATTCTCACCAAACTGGAACTCACCGAGACCGGTGAGAACCACCGCAGGGTACTGGCCGTTGTCACGTATCTCGAGGCTCGCTGA
- a CDS encoding DUF6875 domain-containing protein, whose product MTNRMAYQRIVGTRSHIEFLNILDEEELDNPNRTMGILRNWARQYLTEPHQDLGRAGPVCPFTGPSLERRLFWAGIVEGDDIDFALMSKIAQDMADVFPELSPSDGKDAIFKAILAIFPDLTDFSIIDAVQSYGKSTFINKGLMLGQFYPGCTRPGLWNDDFKPLDAPLPMLAVRHMVSTDYPFLTERSEWMAAYLKRFAPTVPPPARDYIVAKMES is encoded by the coding sequence ATGACGAATCGAATGGCGTATCAACGGATTGTAGGTACCAGATCACACATAGAATTCCTCAATATCCTGGACGAGGAAGAACTCGATAATCCGAATCGGACTATGGGAATTCTTCGGAACTGGGCACGTCAGTACCTGACTGAACCGCATCAGGATTTGGGGCGAGCAGGTCCCGTGTGCCCGTTTACCGGGCCATCGCTGGAACGACGCCTTTTCTGGGCAGGAATTGTCGAAGGTGACGACATCGATTTTGCCTTGATGTCGAAGATCGCGCAGGACATGGCGGACGTATTTCCAGAATTGAGTCCGAGTGACGGGAAAGACGCAATATTCAAAGCGATTCTGGCGATATTTCCGGATCTGACCGATTTCTCCATTATCGATGCGGTTCAGTCGTACGGAAAGTCGACTTTCATCAACAAAGGTCTGATGTTGGGCCAGTTTTATCCAGGATGTACCAGGCCAGGGTTGTGGAATGACGACTTCAAGCCGCTCGATGCTCCGCTACCCATGCTGGCTGTGCGGCACATGGTCAGTACGGACTACCCGTTCTTGACAGAACGTTCCGAATGGATGGCCGCGTACCTGAAGCGTTTTGCGCCGACTGTTCCGCCACCGGCGCGCGACTACATCGTCGCGAAAATGGAGTCGTAA
- a CDS encoding aminoacyl-tRNA deacylase has translation MNELHEQVAAALEEFRLPIVIHDHSSFELPVLSPNDVSRTLGISLGRITKSVLLQQQSGTRFVLAVCPIDRRIDMASISRHLGLGRLEVAVEASVSKKCGYQRLGVSPLGLPRDVVVVIDTSLMAYPTVVVGGGNVGIEVELSPWDLAEACNAQIVEITDG, from the coding sequence GTGAATGAATTGCACGAACAAGTTGCTGCGGCGCTCGAAGAATTCCGACTCCCGATCGTCATCCATGACCACTCGTCCTTCGAGCTGCCTGTTCTATCGCCGAATGATGTGTCGAGGACACTCGGGATTTCGTTGGGCCGGATCACGAAATCGGTCCTGCTGCAGCAACAGTCCGGTACTCGTTTCGTCCTTGCGGTGTGCCCGATCGATCGCCGGATCGACATGGCTTCGATTTCCCGTCATCTGGGGTTGGGACGGCTGGAAGTGGCGGTTGAGGCGAGCGTCTCGAAGAAATGTGGATATCAGCGTCTCGGAGTTTCACCACTCGGATTGCCGCGCGATGTTGTGGTGGTCATCGACACATCTCTGATGGCCTATCCCACTGTCGTGGTCGGCGGCGGAAACGTCGGCATCGAAGTCGAGCTGAGTCCGTGGGATCTTGCCGAAGCGTGCAACGCACAGATTGTGGAGATAACTGATGGATGA